A single region of the Ptychodera flava strain L36383 chromosome 9, AS_Pfla_20210202, whole genome shotgun sequence genome encodes:
- the LOC139141256 gene encoding uncharacterized protein, with product MKVAHIAVVVNLLLFQEVLVLTIPTTRTALTSPEDTATIGDDVDVEDFDNSLMKSNFAKQESFQMSVDELLKTLMFLTKKDACKEDSVVGPPNVTEVRSEFKDDQVIIRVAEEDNVVNYFVAYNGLGDNYNFALRSGKKTNLPLRNIPRDTVLTVEIFAMRRCMWQIMWSSSVYLEVRVSADDVVTVVTPPAPTPCEVFRPYMALEGKLSEDSMTVSMQPEPSIDRYLITMDTKTTRQQTYISNGPPGFGISGMTIGDLAPASMYKVTIMGETQCLGKSFHGPPIFFSVKTIGTRIDQQEYSTVTSPDQLELRIH from the exons ATGAAAGTTGCACATATTGCTGTGGTAGTGAATTTGTTATTGTTTCAAGAAGTGCTCGTTTTGACGATTCCAACAACGAGGACCGCTCTGACATCACCAGAGGACACCGCCACTATTGGCGATGACGTAGATGTAGAGGATTTCGACAATTCCCTGATGAAATCAAATTTCGCCAAACAGGAATCAtttcaaatgagt GTTGACGAATTGTTGAAGACGTTGATGTTCCTTACGAAGAAAGACGCCTGCAAGGAGGATTCAGTTGTTG GACCTCCAAATGTCACCGAAGTCCGAAGTGAGTTCAAAGACGATCAAGTCATCATACGGGTGGCGGAAGAGGATAACGTTGTCAACTACTTTGTCGCTTACAATGGCCTTGGTGATAACTACAACTTTGCATTGAGGAGCGGAAAGAAGACAAACCTGCCTTTGAGAAATATACCAAGGGACACTGTACTCACGGTTGAGATTTTTGCAATGAGGCGATGCATGTGGCAGATCATGTGGAGTAGCTCAGTTTATCTAGAAGTCAGAGTGTCAG CGGATGACGTTGTAACAGTTGTGACGCCACCCGCACCAACGCCCTGTGAAG TTTTCAGACCCTACATGGCCCTTGAAGGTAAACTAAGCGAGGACTCCATGACAGTAAGCATGCAGCCAGAGCCAAGTATTGACCGGTATCTCATAACCATGGATACTAAAACTACCAGACAGCAAACGTACATCAGCAATGGTCCGCCTGGATTTGGTATCAGTGGCATGACCATCGGGGATTTAGCACCGGCTTCCATGTACAAGGTGACAATAATGGGCGAAACACAATGCCTGGGCAAGTCGTTTCATGGTCCACCGATATTCTTCAGTGTCAAAACTATTGGAACTCGCATTGATCAACAAG AATACTCAACGGTCACATCGCCCGACCAGCTAGAACTGCGTATACACTAG